Proteins from one Ramlibacter sp. PS4R-6 genomic window:
- the hppD gene encoding 4-hydroxyphenylpyruvate dioxygenase encodes MEKTTTWDNPMGTAGFEFIEYAAPDPKAMGELFERMGFKAIARHRHKNVILYRQGGINFIINAEPDSFAQRFARLHGPSICAIAFRVHDAKAAHERAISLGAWGYAGQAGPGELNIPAIKGIGDSIIYFIDRWRGKNGAKDGDIGNIGFYDVDFEPLPGIDSREALNPRGYGLTYIDHLTHNVHRGRMKEWSDFYERLFNFREVRYFDIEGQATGVKSKAMTSPCGMIRIPINEEGNETSGQIQEYLDRYHGEGIQHIALGSDNLYDTVDALQLAGVKLLDTSDTYYELLPRRIPKLAEDVEALKQRNILVDGTPGELLLQIFSENQLGPIFFEFIQRKGNEGFGEGNFKALFETMELDQMRRGVLPAKAGEPAA; translated from the coding sequence ATGGAAAAGACAACCACTTGGGACAACCCCATGGGAACCGCCGGCTTCGAGTTCATCGAGTACGCCGCGCCGGACCCCAAGGCGATGGGCGAGCTCTTCGAGCGCATGGGCTTCAAGGCCATCGCGCGCCACCGGCACAAGAACGTCATCCTGTACCGCCAGGGCGGCATCAACTTCATCATCAACGCCGAGCCCGACTCGTTCGCGCAGCGCTTTGCGCGCCTGCACGGGCCGAGCATCTGCGCCATCGCCTTCCGCGTGCACGACGCCAAGGCCGCGCACGAGCGCGCGATCTCGCTCGGCGCGTGGGGCTACGCGGGCCAGGCCGGCCCGGGCGAATTGAACATCCCCGCCATCAAGGGCATCGGCGATTCCATCATCTACTTCATCGACCGCTGGCGCGGCAAGAACGGCGCGAAGGACGGCGACATCGGCAACATCGGCTTCTACGACGTCGACTTCGAGCCGCTGCCCGGCATCGACTCGCGCGAGGCGCTCAACCCGCGCGGCTACGGCCTGACCTACATCGACCACCTCACGCACAACGTGCACCGCGGCCGCATGAAGGAGTGGAGCGACTTCTACGAGCGCCTGTTCAACTTCCGCGAGGTGCGCTACTTCGACATCGAGGGCCAGGCCACCGGCGTGAAGAGCAAGGCCATGACCAGCCCCTGCGGGATGATCCGCATCCCGATCAACGAGGAAGGCAACGAGACCTCGGGGCAGATCCAGGAATACCTGGACCGCTACCACGGCGAGGGCATCCAGCACATCGCGCTGGGCTCGGACAACCTCTACGACACCGTCGATGCGCTGCAGCTAGCAGGCGTGAAGCTGCTGGACACGAGCGACACGTACTACGAGCTGCTGCCCAGGCGCATCCCGAAGCTCGCGGAAGACGTCGAGGCGCTGAAGCAGCGCAACATCCTCGTGGACGGCACGCCCGGCGAGCTGCTGCTGCAGATCTTCTCGGAGAACCAGCTGGGCCCGATCTTCTTCGAGTTCATCCAGCGCAAGGGCAACGAGGGCTTCGGCGAAGGCAACTTCAAGGCGCTGTTCGAGACGATGGAACTCGACCAGATGCGCCGCGGCGTGCTGCCCGCGAAGGCAGGCGAACCAGCAGCGTGA
- a CDS encoding Lrp/AsnC family transcriptional regulator: protein MAAAETLDKLDKAILRLLQADGRQTYDVIGGQVGLSASAVLRRVKRLEDAGVIARYVALVPPESVGLGLTAYLNVRLEKHSETHKRNPMDLFRGAVQTWPEVVECVALTGDMDYLLRVVVTDMAHYSRFMMETLLRHPSVQDCKTSFVLDRVKATTALPL, encoded by the coding sequence ATGGCCGCAGCTGAAACATTGGACAAGCTCGACAAGGCGATCCTGCGCCTGCTGCAGGCCGATGGCCGGCAAACCTACGATGTGATCGGTGGGCAGGTCGGCCTGTCGGCCAGCGCCGTGCTGCGGCGGGTCAAGCGGCTGGAGGATGCCGGCGTGATCGCGCGCTACGTCGCGCTGGTGCCGCCCGAGTCGGTGGGGCTGGGGCTCACGGCCTACCTCAACGTGCGCCTGGAAAAGCACAGCGAGACGCACAAGCGCAACCCGATGGACCTGTTCCGCGGCGCGGTACAGACCTGGCCCGAGGTGGTGGAGTGCGTGGCGCTCACCGGCGACATGGACTACCTGTTGCGCGTGGTCGTCACGGACATGGCCCACTACAGCCGCTTCATGATGGAAACGCTGCTGCGCCACCCCTCGGTCCAGGACTGCAAGACCAGCTTCGTGCTCGACCGCGTCAAGGCCACAACGGCGCTCCCGCTTTAG
- a CDS encoding GNAT family N-acetyltransferase — translation MTDQPTVQSPLVVVPIRSLGPGHRQRIADHLKALEPEDRYLRFGYAARDEHIDAYVDKIDFDRDDIFGIYNRKLELIAMAHLAYSQDPEMQSCAEFGVSVLRKARGKGFGQRLFERAVMHARNEGVDMLFVHALSENRAMLHIARKAGAEVQHMGSEADAYLKLPPATFDTRIAEMVEEQVAQTDYRLKQQAQRFWSFLSGVQEVRQGVRDGRHKSGS, via the coding sequence ATGACTGACCAACCCACCGTCCAGTCGCCCCTCGTCGTCGTGCCCATCCGGTCCCTCGGCCCCGGGCACCGGCAACGCATCGCAGACCACCTGAAAGCCCTGGAGCCGGAGGACCGCTACCTCCGCTTCGGCTACGCCGCGCGCGACGAGCACATTGACGCATACGTGGACAAGATCGACTTCGACCGCGACGACATCTTCGGCATCTACAACCGCAAGCTGGAGCTGATCGCGATGGCGCACCTCGCGTACTCGCAGGACCCCGAGATGCAGTCGTGCGCCGAGTTCGGCGTGTCCGTGCTGCGCAAGGCGCGCGGCAAGGGCTTCGGCCAGCGGCTGTTCGAACGCGCCGTCATGCACGCGCGCAACGAAGGCGTGGACATGCTCTTCGTGCACGCGCTGTCGGAAAACCGCGCCATGCTGCACATCGCGCGCAAGGCCGGCGCGGAAGTGCAGCACATGGGCTCGGAAGCCGACGCCTACCTGAAGCTGCCGCCCGCCACCTTCGACACGCGCATCGCGGAGATGGTGGAGGAGCAGGTCGCGCAGACCGACTACCGCCTCAAGCAGCAGGCACAGCGCTTCTGGTCGTTCCTGTCCGGCGTGCAGGAAGTGCGCCAGGGCGTGCGCGACGGCCGCCACAAGTCCGGCAGCTGA
- a CDS encoding HlyC/CorC family transporter, with protein sequence MSDPHPARPSDSKEDKRTFFQKIAEFIHPGPDSKAELIETLADAEDNDIIGPESRVMLEGVIRMAELTAGDVMVPAPRMDLINIDSPMDVLMQEVIDTAHSRFPVYEGERENIIGILLAKDLLKLQRAPELNIRALLRPASFIPESKGLNDLLREFRGNRNHLAVVIDEFGRVAGLVTIEDVLEQIVGEIEDEFDIAEDEGDIFGLADRTYRVSGDTSPERVAEAFGVPINPSDEAQAFDTIGGLIAHEMGHVPRRGEHIELAGLNFVVLHTKGGAVRWFKVSPASTEDASG encoded by the coding sequence GTGTCCGACCCGCATCCGGCGCGACCTTCCGACAGCAAGGAAGACAAGCGCACCTTCTTCCAGAAGATCGCGGAGTTCATCCACCCCGGACCCGATTCCAAGGCCGAGCTGATCGAGACGCTCGCCGACGCCGAGGACAACGACATCATCGGTCCCGAGTCGCGCGTGATGCTCGAGGGCGTGATCCGCATGGCGGAGCTCACCGCCGGCGACGTGATGGTCCCCGCGCCGCGCATGGACCTGATCAACATCGACTCGCCGATGGACGTGCTGATGCAGGAAGTGATCGACACGGCGCACTCGCGCTTTCCCGTGTACGAGGGCGAGCGCGAGAACATCATCGGCATCCTGCTGGCCAAGGACCTGCTCAAGCTGCAGCGCGCGCCCGAGCTCAACATCCGCGCGCTGCTCCGCCCCGCGTCCTTCATTCCCGAGAGCAAGGGCCTCAACGACCTGCTGCGCGAGTTCCGTGGCAACCGCAACCACCTCGCCGTCGTCATCGACGAGTTCGGCCGCGTGGCCGGCCTTGTCACCATCGAGGACGTGCTGGAGCAGATCGTCGGCGAGATCGAGGACGAGTTCGACATCGCCGAGGACGAGGGCGACATCTTCGGCCTGGCCGACCGCACCTACCGCGTGAGCGGCGACACCTCGCCCGAGCGCGTGGCCGAGGCCTTCGGCGTCCCCATCAACCCCAGCGACGAGGCGCAGGCCTTCGACACCATCGGCGGCCTGATCGCGCACGAGATGGGGCACGTGCCGCGCCGCGGCGAGCACATCGAGCTGGCGGGCCTGAACTTCGTGGTGCTGCACACCAAGGGCGGCGCGGTGCGCTGGTTCAAGGTGTCGCCGGCCAGCACCGAAGACGCCTCGGGCTAG
- the lnt gene encoding apolipoprotein N-acyltransferase, whose product MRFVPFIAALLAGLAQAASIAAPWNGQPQWWLQLLSLAVLAGVVQHAQTWRRAAVLAWIFATAWLSGTFWWLFISMHVYGGLASPLAAAAVLLLAGFLALDYVLAGAVLRLARPRHPLLQSLAFAGAWLLAELLRGTVFTGFPWGASGYAHVDGPLAALAPFIGVYGIAAVAAFLAYWLAALVQPSIRTSWRSWIVVGAATALLAACNFVARPGDTAPGNKKLAVALLQGNIPQDEKFEGGKGIPAALQWYGEQLNAATAPLVVTPETAIPLLPKQLPEGYLDAMAKRFAQGSQAALVGIPLGSFEEGYSNSVLGFAPGAPQYRFDKHHLVPFGEFIPPLFKWFTRLMNIPLGDFNRGALAQPAFAWAGERLAPNICYEDLFGEELAARFADAAQAPTIFVNMSNIAWFGDSVAIDQHLAISRMRAIEFDRPVIRATNTGATAIVDHRGAVTQQLPRLTRGVLAGDVEGRTTTTPYVSWLARFGLLPLWLLGLAAAAAGVWRRREEARP is encoded by the coding sequence GTGCGCTTCGTTCCCTTCATCGCCGCGCTGCTGGCGGGGCTCGCGCAAGCCGCGTCCATCGCCGCGCCGTGGAACGGCCAGCCGCAGTGGTGGCTGCAACTGCTCTCGCTCGCCGTGCTGGCCGGCGTCGTGCAGCACGCGCAGACGTGGCGCCGCGCCGCCGTCCTCGCGTGGATCTTCGCGACGGCCTGGCTTTCGGGCACTTTCTGGTGGCTGTTCATCTCCATGCACGTGTACGGCGGGCTCGCGTCGCCGCTGGCGGCCGCCGCAGTGCTGCTGCTGGCGGGTTTCCTCGCGCTCGACTACGTGCTGGCCGGCGCCGTGCTGCGGCTCGCGCGCCCGCGCCACCCGCTGCTGCAAAGCCTGGCGTTCGCGGGCGCGTGGCTATTGGCGGAGCTCCTGCGCGGTACGGTGTTCACGGGCTTCCCGTGGGGCGCCAGCGGCTATGCGCACGTCGACGGGCCGCTTGCGGCGCTGGCGCCTTTCATTGGCGTGTACGGCATCGCGGCGGTTGCCGCGTTCCTCGCGTACTGGCTCGCCGCGCTGGTGCAGCCCTCGATCCGCACGTCGTGGCGCTCGTGGATCGTCGTCGGCGCCGCGACCGCCTTGCTCGCGGCTTGCAACTTCGTCGCCCGCCCCGGTGATACCGCGCCGGGCAACAAGAAGCTCGCCGTCGCACTGCTCCAGGGCAACATCCCGCAGGACGAGAAGTTCGAGGGCGGCAAGGGCATCCCCGCCGCGCTGCAGTGGTATGGCGAGCAGCTCAACGCGGCCACCGCACCGCTGGTCGTCACGCCCGAAACCGCGATCCCGCTGTTGCCGAAACAGTTGCCCGAGGGCTACCTCGACGCGATGGCCAAGCGCTTCGCGCAAGGCTCGCAGGCGGCGCTGGTCGGCATTCCCCTGGGCAGCTTCGAGGAAGGCTATTCCAACTCGGTGCTGGGCTTCGCACCCGGCGCGCCGCAATACCGCTTCGACAAGCACCACCTGGTGCCCTTCGGCGAGTTCATCCCGCCGCTGTTCAAGTGGTTCACGCGCCTGATGAACATCCCGCTGGGCGACTTCAACCGCGGCGCGCTGGCGCAGCCCGCCTTCGCGTGGGCCGGCGAGCGCCTGGCGCCCAACATCTGCTACGAGGACCTGTTCGGCGAGGAGCTGGCGGCGCGCTTCGCCGACGCGGCGCAGGCCCCGACCATCTTCGTGAACATGAGCAACATCGCGTGGTTCGGCGATTCCGTCGCGATCGACCAGCATCTCGCGATCAGCCGCATGCGCGCGATCGAATTCGACCGGCCCGTGATCCGCGCCACCAACACCGGCGCCACGGCCATCGTCGACCACCGCGGCGCCGTCACGCAGCAGCTGCCGCGGCTCACGCGCGGCGTGCTCGCGGGCGACGTCGAGGGGCGCACGACGACCACACCCTATGTGTCGTGGCTCGCGCGTTTCGGGCTCTTGCCGCTGTGGCTGCTGGGCCTCGCGGCGGCGGCCGCGGGCGTGTGGCGCAGGCGCGAGGAAGCCCGCCCG